The following coding sequences are from one Pseudonocardia sp. HH130630-07 window:
- a CDS encoding nitrate/nitrite transporter, which yields MTTPATPPARRLGGRWIEHWDPEDEGFWARTGRAVANRNLWQSIFSEHIGFSVWTMWSVLVLFMGPEYGIDAAQKFFLVAVPTLVGSILRLPYTFAVARFGGRNWTVFSAALLIVPLVLALVVLRPGVSYPTLLVVAAFAGVGGGNFASSMANINAFFPERSKGWALGLNAGGGNLGVPVIQLLGLLVIALLGAGQPRVLIAVYLPLVVVSAALAWVRMDNIAAMSNDTGAFTEACRDPQTWIMSFLYIGTSGSFIGYSFAFGLVLQNQFDRTPLQAATVTFVGPLIGSLIRPYGGRLADRFGGATVTLWNFVGMAVATVVIIAASGAQSLGVFTAGFILLFTLSGIGNGSTYKMIPAIFTGRARVAIAAGADRETELGTARRLSGAVIGIAGAVGALGGLFINLAFRESFLSVQSGTPAFWAFLAFYVLCIGVTWAVYLRPRRASVPGAAELARV from the coding sequence GTGACCACTCCCGCAACACCCCCTGCCCGCCGGCTCGGCGGCCGCTGGATCGAGCACTGGGATCCGGAGGACGAGGGTTTCTGGGCCCGCACCGGCCGGGCGGTCGCGAACCGCAACCTGTGGCAGTCGATCTTCTCCGAGCACATCGGGTTCTCGGTGTGGACGATGTGGTCGGTCCTGGTCCTGTTCATGGGGCCGGAGTACGGCATCGACGCGGCGCAGAAGTTCTTCCTGGTCGCGGTGCCCACCCTGGTCGGTTCGATCCTGCGGCTGCCGTACACGTTCGCGGTCGCGCGGTTCGGCGGCCGCAACTGGACGGTGTTCTCCGCGGCCCTGCTGATCGTCCCGCTGGTGCTGGCGCTGGTCGTCCTCCGGCCCGGGGTCTCCTACCCGACGCTGCTGGTCGTCGCCGCGTTCGCTGGTGTCGGTGGCGGCAACTTCGCCTCGTCGATGGCGAACATCAACGCGTTCTTCCCGGAGCGGAGCAAGGGCTGGGCGCTGGGGCTCAACGCCGGTGGCGGCAACCTCGGCGTCCCGGTGATCCAGCTGCTCGGGCTGCTGGTGATCGCGCTGCTGGGCGCCGGGCAGCCGCGGGTGCTGATCGCGGTCTACCTCCCGCTGGTCGTCGTCTCCGCCGCGCTCGCCTGGGTGCGGATGGACAACATCGCGGCGATGTCGAACGACACCGGAGCGTTCACCGAGGCGTGCCGGGACCCCCAGACCTGGATCATGTCGTTCCTCTACATCGGGACCTCCGGCTCCTTCATCGGCTACTCGTTCGCCTTCGGCCTGGTGCTGCAGAACCAGTTCGACCGCACCCCGTTGCAGGCCGCGACGGTCACCTTCGTCGGCCCGCTGATCGGGTCCCTGATCCGTCCCTACGGCGGCCGGCTGGCCGACCGCTTCGGCGGCGCGACCGTCACGCTGTGGAACTTCGTCGGCATGGCGGTGGCGACGGTGGTCATCATCGCCGCGTCCGGTGCGCAGTCGCTCGGCGTCTTCACGGCCGGTTTCATCCTGCTGTTCACGCTGTCCGGGATCGGGAACGGCTCGACCTACAAGATGATCCCGGCGATCTTCACCGGGCGGGCGCGGGTGGCGATCGCCGCGGGTGCGGACCGGGAGACCGAGCTCGGCACCGCGCGGCGGCTGTCCGGTGCGGTGATCGGCATCGCCGGGGCCGTCGGTGCGCTGGGCGGGCTGTTCATCAACCTGGCCTTCCGCGAGTCGTTCCTCTCCGTGCAGTCGGGCACCCCGGCGTTCTGGGCGTTCCTCGCCTTCTACGTGCTGTGCATCGGCGTCACCTGGGCGGTCTACCTGCGGCCGCGGCGGGCGTCCGTTCCCGGTGCCGCGGAGCTCGCCCGGGTCTGA
- a CDS encoding TIGR02569 family protein: protein MTAARPLASAPAASALPEHVRVAFGVRDTSPRPVVWAGQRAWQCGDVLLRPVADHVVAAWSATVLENLEVDGVRLARPVRSSDGRWVVGGWAASRHVPGAPEPRHDEVVAASLRLHAATSTVLRPRLLDDRDDLLSRSAAAAFGERKLDLHPATGGTLFAELAAHRRTIRLTPQVVHGELFGAMLFDPTGRPAVLDLVPFWRPAEWAAAVVVVDAVAWGGADDELIERWSELSEWPQSLLRAVLYRLALHAQHPEATSESLSGIERVAGLVSRRL, encoded by the coding sequence GTGACCGCCGCCCGCCCGCTCGCCTCCGCGCCGGCCGCGAGCGCACTGCCCGAGCACGTGCGTGTCGCCTTCGGCGTCCGTGACACCAGCCCACGCCCCGTCGTGTGGGCGGGCCAGCGGGCCTGGCAGTGCGGCGACGTGCTGCTGCGGCCGGTCGCCGACCACGTCGTCGCCGCCTGGTCGGCGACGGTGCTGGAGAACCTCGAGGTCGACGGCGTCCGGCTCGCCCGCCCGGTCCGCTCCTCGGACGGGCGCTGGGTGGTCGGCGGCTGGGCGGCCTCCCGGCACGTCCCCGGGGCACCGGAGCCGCGGCACGACGAGGTCGTCGCCGCGTCCCTGCGCCTGCACGCCGCCACCTCCACGGTGCTGCGGCCGCGGCTGCTCGACGACCGCGACGACCTGCTCTCCCGGTCCGCCGCCGCCGCGTTCGGCGAGCGGAAGCTGGACCTGCACCCGGCCACCGGCGGCACGTTGTTCGCCGAGCTGGCCGCGCACCGGCGCACGATCCGGCTCACCCCGCAGGTGGTGCACGGCGAGCTGTTCGGCGCGATGCTGTTCGACCCGACCGGCCGGCCCGCGGTGCTCGACCTGGTGCCGTTCTGGCGGCCTGCCGAGTGGGCCGCCGCCGTCGTCGTCGTCGACGCGGTCGCCTGGGGCGGCGCGGACGACGAGCTGATCGAGCGCTGGTCGGAGCTGTCGGAGTGGCCGCAGTCGCTGCTGCGTGCGGTGCTCTACCGGCTCGCGCTGCACGCCCAGCACCCGGAGGCGACGAGCGAGTCGCTGTCCGGGATCGAGCGGGTCGCGGGGCTGGTCAGCCGCAGGCTCTGA
- a CDS encoding IS5 family transposase: MRPGVVHRGGVARRRRRYPSDTSDEQWALIEPLLPAAGAGGRPEKHARRDVVDAILYVVRAGCAWRALPVDFPPWQTVYWYFNRWEQQRVTEQILPIVRRQLRADEGRDPEPSAGIIDSQSVRGADTVGRDTRGYDAGKKVNGRKRFIVTDTLGLLLTTMVCSASVQDRDGAKSILLDLYLRTRVRFVYADAGFAGRLLDWATTILHTSVEIVRKPPEQRGFAVLPRRWVVERTLAWVTAHRRLARDYERHPAVSEAMIRWAAINTITRRIARGEPARRQQKYVVTPST; the protein is encoded by the coding sequence ATGCGTCCGGGTGTGGTCCATCGTGGAGGAGTGGCTCGGCGTAGGCGGCGGTACCCCTCGGACACCAGCGATGAGCAGTGGGCGTTGATCGAGCCGCTGCTGCCAGCGGCGGGGGCGGGAGGCCGGCCGGAGAAGCACGCGCGCCGTGATGTGGTGGATGCGATCCTCTACGTCGTGCGCGCCGGGTGCGCGTGGCGGGCTCTACCAGTGGATTTCCCGCCGTGGCAGACGGTGTACTGGTACTTCAACCGGTGGGAGCAGCAGAGGGTCACCGAGCAGATCCTCCCGATCGTGCGCCGTCAGCTACGCGCTGATGAGGGCCGCGACCCCGAACCCAGCGCGGGGATCATCGACTCGCAGTCGGTGAGGGGCGCTGACACGGTCGGGCGGGACACCCGCGGCTATGACGCCGGGAAGAAGGTCAACGGTCGGAAGCGGTTCATCGTGACCGACACCCTCGGCCTGCTGCTGACCACGATGGTGTGCTCGGCGTCGGTGCAGGACCGCGATGGCGCCAAGTCGATCCTGCTCGACCTCTACCTGCGCACGAGGGTGCGGTTCGTCTACGCCGACGCCGGGTTCGCCGGGCGCCTGCTGGACTGGGCGACCACGATCCTGCACACCAGCGTCGAGATCGTGCGCAAACCGCCTGAGCAGCGCGGATTCGCCGTCCTCCCGCGGCGGTGGGTGGTCGAGCGGACCCTGGCCTGGGTCACCGCGCACCGCCGCCTGGCCCGGGACTACGAACGCCACCCCGCAGTGTCCGAGGCCATGATCCGCTGGGCGGCGATCAACACCATCACCCGCCGCATCGCCCGTGGCGAACCCGCCCGACGCCAGCAGAAGTACGTAGTCACACCCTCAACATGA
- the moeZ gene encoding adenylyltransferase/sulfurtransferase MoeZ encodes MALPPLVEPAAELTKEEIERYSRHLIIPDVGMDGQKRLKNAKVLVVGAGGLGSPALLYLAAAGVGTLGIVEFDVVDESNLQRQVIHGQSDIDRPKAESARDSIREVNPYVEVRLHNERLTSENVLDVFRDYDLILDGTDNFATRYLVNDAAVLLGKPYVWGSIFRFEGQASVFWEDAPNGQGLNYRDLYPEPPPPGMVPSCAEGGVLGVLCASIGSIMVNEAIKLLTGIGEPLLGRLVIYDALETTWRQVKIRKDPETPKITELIDYEAFCGTVTQDAQDAAAGNTITVGELKQMIDAGKDFQLIDVREPHEYEIVKIPGSTLIPKDRILSGAALSEIAQDRPVVLHCKSGGRSAEALAALHKAGFSDAVHVGGGVLSWVKQIDPSQPTY; translated from the coding sequence ATGGCGCTACCGCCGCTGGTGGAGCCGGCTGCCGAGCTCACGAAGGAAGAGATCGAGCGGTACAGCCGCCACCTCATCATCCCGGACGTCGGGATGGACGGGCAGAAGCGGCTGAAGAACGCCAAGGTCCTGGTCGTCGGCGCCGGTGGGCTGGGCTCGCCGGCCCTGCTGTACCTGGCCGCCGCGGGCGTCGGGACGCTGGGGATCGTCGAGTTCGACGTCGTCGACGAGTCGAACCTGCAGCGCCAGGTCATCCACGGGCAGTCCGACATCGACCGCCCGAAGGCCGAGTCGGCCCGCGACTCGATCCGCGAGGTCAACCCCTACGTCGAGGTCCGCCTGCACAACGAGCGGCTGACCAGCGAGAACGTCCTCGACGTCTTCCGGGACTACGACCTGATCCTGGACGGCACGGACAACTTCGCCACCCGCTACCTGGTGAACGACGCCGCGGTACTGCTGGGCAAGCCCTACGTCTGGGGCTCGATCTTCCGGTTCGAGGGCCAGGCCTCGGTGTTCTGGGAGGACGCCCCGAACGGGCAGGGCCTCAACTACCGCGACCTCTACCCGGAGCCCCCGCCGCCCGGGATGGTCCCGTCCTGCGCCGAGGGCGGCGTGCTGGGCGTGCTGTGCGCGTCGATCGGCTCGATCATGGTCAACGAGGCGATCAAGCTGCTGACCGGCATCGGTGAGCCGCTGCTCGGCCGTCTGGTGATCTACGACGCGCTGGAGACCACCTGGCGCCAGGTCAAGATCCGCAAGGACCCGGAGACGCCGAAGATCACCGAGCTGATCGACTACGAGGCGTTCTGCGGCACCGTCACCCAGGACGCGCAGGACGCGGCGGCCGGCAACACGATCACCGTCGGCGAGCTCAAGCAGATGATCGACGCCGGCAAGGACTTCCAGCTCATCGACGTCCGCGAGCCGCACGAGTACGAGATCGTGAAGATCCCCGGCTCGACGCTGATCCCGAAGGACCGGATCCTGTCCGGCGCCGCGCTGTCGGAGATCGCGCAGGACCGGCCCGTGGTGCTGCACTGCAAGTCCGGCGGCCGCTCCGCCGAGGCGCTCGCGGCGTTGCACAAGGCGGGCTTCTCCGACGCGGTGCACGTCGGCGGCGGGGTCCTGTCCTGGGTCAAGCAGATCGATCCGTCGCAGCCGACGTACTGA
- a CDS encoding alpha/beta fold hydrolase has protein sequence MPGPRPADGPVLAGGLGELAADQPPWPGRTVTAGGVSLHVRETPGADGAEAVYVHGLAGSATNWTDLAGLLGTRAAGLAVDLPGFGRSEPTAARDFTPDGMTDALLCWLAGRGRPVHLVGNSLGGLVCMAVAARRPELVRSLTLVSPAMPDLRPDPRRLSDPRMALAMVPVLGRGARRAMAAEPLRSRAERVVRVCFADPRRGSERRLEELISEHRYRATLPWAGEATDGATRGLLALWTGRTAWQLAARVRVPTLVVWGGADRIVSPRLARRTATALRAGLLVLPGTGHVAQIERPHEVAAAVAGLWDSAGSVTGTGVREDGADPVR, from the coding sequence GTGCCCGGGCCCCGCCCCGCGGACGGCCCGGTCCTCGCCGGCGGGCTCGGTGAGCTGGCGGCCGACCAGCCGCCGTGGCCCGGCCGCACGGTCACCGCGGGCGGGGTGTCACTGCACGTCCGGGAGACGCCGGGGGCCGACGGGGCCGAGGCGGTCTACGTGCACGGCCTGGCCGGCTCGGCGACGAACTGGACCGACCTCGCCGGGCTGCTCGGCACCCGGGCCGCCGGGCTGGCCGTGGACCTGCCCGGGTTCGGCCGGTCCGAGCCGACCGCGGCCCGCGACTTCACCCCGGACGGCATGACCGACGCACTGCTGTGCTGGCTCGCCGGGCGCGGCCGGCCGGTGCACCTGGTGGGGAACTCGCTCGGCGGGCTCGTCTGCATGGCCGTCGCGGCGCGCCGCCCCGAGCTCGTCCGGTCGCTCACGCTCGTCTCGCCGGCCATGCCGGACCTGCGGCCGGACCCGCGGCGGCTCTCGGACCCGCGGATGGCGCTGGCCATGGTGCCGGTGCTCGGCCGCGGCGCCCGCCGGGCGATGGCCGCCGAGCCGCTGCGCAGCCGGGCCGAGCGGGTCGTGCGGGTGTGTTTCGCCGATCCGCGGCGCGGGTCCGAGCGCCGGCTCGAGGAGCTGATCTCCGAGCACCGCTACCGGGCGACCCTGCCGTGGGCCGGTGAGGCGACCGACGGCGCCACCCGCGGGCTGCTGGCCCTCTGGACCGGCCGGACGGCGTGGCAGCTGGCGGCCCGGGTGCGGGTGCCCACGCTGGTGGTGTGGGGCGGCGCCGACCGGATCGTGTCCCCGCGGCTGGCCCGGCGGACCGCCACGGCGCTGCGGGCCGGGCTGCTGGTGCTGCCGGGCACCGGTCACGTCGCCCAGATCGAGCGCCCGCACGAGGTCGCCGCGGCCGTCGCCGGGTTGTGGGACTCCGCGGGGTCGGTCACCGGGACCGGTGTCCGGGAAGATGGCGCCGACCCGGTGCGTTGA
- a CDS encoding TetR/AcrR family transcriptional regulator has product MTGTATPRGARLSRGARRAQLLLAARDVFADQGYHAAAMDDIAERAGVSKPVLYQHFPGKLELYQALLTTYAEELVERVSGAIDRTDDNKERVQAAVEAYFDFVAGEGKAYRLVFESDLRGDAEAAALVENALARCIDAVAGAVTQDAGLDQDRARLLAVGLVGLSQVGAQFWLDSDQRVPRDEAVALMASLAWRGIAGFPKQSTDGA; this is encoded by the coding sequence ATGACCGGAACCGCGACGCCACGAGGCGCTCGGTTGTCCCGGGGAGCGCGCCGCGCCCAGCTGTTGCTGGCCGCTCGTGACGTCTTCGCCGACCAGGGCTACCACGCCGCCGCCATGGACGACATCGCCGAGCGCGCCGGCGTCAGCAAGCCGGTCCTCTACCAGCACTTCCCCGGGAAGCTGGAGCTCTACCAGGCGCTGCTGACCACCTACGCCGAGGAGCTCGTCGAGCGGGTGTCCGGTGCCATCGACCGCACCGACGACAACAAGGAGCGGGTGCAGGCCGCCGTCGAGGCCTACTTCGACTTCGTGGCCGGTGAGGGCAAGGCCTACCGCCTGGTGTTCGAGTCGGACCTGCGGGGCGACGCGGAGGCCGCGGCGCTCGTGGAGAACGCGCTGGCCCGCTGCATCGACGCGGTCGCCGGTGCGGTCACCCAGGACGCCGGCCTCGACCAGGACCGGGCCCGGCTGCTCGCCGTCGGCCTGGTCGGCCTCAGCCAGGTCGGTGCCCAGTTCTGGCTGGACTCCGACCAGCGGGTCCCGCGGGACGAGGCCGTCGCGCTGATGGCCTCGCTGGCCTGGCGGGGGATCGCCGGGTTCCCCAAGCAGAGCACCGACGGCGCCTGA
- a CDS encoding alpha/beta fold hydrolase — protein MTRRVVTRDGTGLHVCESGPASAPVTVVLVHGWTLDERCWAPVADALAVSGTPARVVRYDHRGHGRSDDTPDELKTIDRLADDLAEVIGQVVPSGPLVLAGHSMGGMAVMALAERYPDLVADRVAGVALVATAGGGLGAAATLGLTGRPAAYFLAGKDRLTLSPFWTGRRALSTHPSLLRAGLQPLLLGRRPDRRAVRATCEAIAGCRPSTISGFTPTLTEHERAEALAAFAGLPVEIMAGGRDRLTPVRFSRRIRDRLPHAGMTVFPDAGHMLPVERVGGVASRIAALVRTAGAVRPG, from the coding sequence ATGACCAGGCGGGTGGTGACCCGGGACGGGACCGGGCTGCACGTGTGCGAGTCCGGCCCGGCGTCCGCGCCGGTGACCGTCGTCCTCGTGCACGGCTGGACCCTCGACGAGCGGTGCTGGGCCCCGGTCGCCGACGCACTCGCCGTCTCCGGCACGCCGGCCCGGGTCGTGCGCTACGACCACCGCGGGCACGGCCGCTCCGACGACACCCCCGACGAGCTCAAGACGATCGACCGGCTCGCCGACGACCTGGCCGAGGTGATCGGGCAGGTCGTGCCGTCCGGCCCGCTGGTGCTGGCCGGGCACTCGATGGGCGGGATGGCCGTGATGGCCCTCGCCGAGCGGTACCCGGACCTGGTGGCCGACCGGGTCGCCGGGGTGGCGCTGGTGGCGACGGCCGGCGGCGGGCTCGGCGCGGCCGCGACGCTCGGTCTGACCGGCCGCCCGGCCGCGTACTTCCTGGCGGGCAAGGACCGGCTGACCCTGAGCCCGTTCTGGACCGGCCGCCGTGCGCTGAGCACGCACCCGTCGCTGCTGCGGGCCGGCCTGCAGCCGCTGCTGCTGGGCCGGCGCCCGGACCGGCGTGCGGTCCGGGCGACCTGCGAGGCGATCGCCGGGTGCCGGCCCAGCACCATCTCCGGCTTCACCCCGACCCTCACCGAGCACGAGCGGGCCGAGGCGCTCGCCGCGTTCGCCGGGCTGCCGGTGGAGATCATGGCCGGCGGCCGGGACCGGCTCACCCCGGTCCGGTTCTCCCGCCGGATCCGGGACCGGCTCCCGCACGCCGGGATGACGGTGTTCCCCGACGCCGGGCACATGCTCCCGGTCGAGCGGGTCGGCGGGGTCGCGTCGCGGATCGCCGCCCTGGTCCGGACGGCGGGTGCCGTCCGGCCCGGGTGA
- a CDS encoding TetR/AcrR family transcriptional regulator, producing the protein MERDVKPDARARRREERRGQMVEAAVEAIREHGPGVSVAQIAAAAGITKPVLYRHFADRADLQRAVGEHAAEMLMERISPVLAIDAEPIEHVAAVIDAFLGMIEQEPHLYRFVVSNPAEPAAGAEVADDVRGRIGAVLTILFGERLRAEGRDSGGAEVWAHGLIGMVQSAGDWWLERRTMSREALTNYLSALAWGGIGGVSGLDRPTTDADILRLVPDPHTPTGTSS; encoded by the coding sequence GTGGAGAGGGATGTCAAGCCGGACGCTCGTGCCCGCCGCCGGGAGGAACGCCGCGGCCAGATGGTCGAGGCGGCCGTCGAGGCGATCCGCGAACACGGGCCCGGCGTCTCCGTCGCCCAGATCGCGGCGGCCGCCGGCATCACCAAGCCGGTCCTGTACCGGCACTTCGCCGACCGGGCCGACCTGCAGCGGGCGGTCGGCGAGCACGCCGCCGAGATGCTGATGGAGCGCATCTCCCCGGTCCTCGCGATCGACGCGGAGCCGATCGAGCACGTCGCCGCCGTCATCGACGCCTTCCTCGGGATGATCGAGCAGGAGCCGCACCTCTACCGGTTCGTCGTCTCCAACCCGGCCGAGCCTGCGGCGGGCGCCGAGGTCGCCGACGACGTCCGCGGCCGGATCGGCGCCGTGCTCACCATCCTGTTCGGCGAGCGGCTGCGTGCCGAGGGCCGTGACTCCGGTGGCGCCGAGGTCTGGGCGCACGGCCTGATCGGCATGGTCCAGTCGGCCGGGGACTGGTGGCTCGAACGGCGCACGATGAGCCGCGAGGCCCTGACGAACTACCTGTCCGCACTGGCGTGGGGCGGGATCGGCGGGGTCTCCGGGCTGGACCGGCCGACCACGGACGCCGACATCCTGCGCCTGGTGCCCGACCCGCACACCCCCACCGGGACCTCCAGCTGA
- a CDS encoding DUF3107 domain-containing protein: MKVKIGIAETPRELVVSSDRTPDEVAQLLSGAMKSDDGLLDLTDDQGNRFVVPVARISYVEIGPAEERKVGFGLGG, from the coding sequence GTGAAGGTCAAGATCGGCATCGCGGAGACCCCGCGGGAGCTCGTGGTGTCCAGCGACCGCACGCCGGACGAGGTGGCCCAGCTGCTCAGCGGGGCGATGAAGTCCGACGACGGGCTGCTGGACCTGACCGACGACCAGGGCAACCGGTTCGTCGTGCCGGTCGCGCGGATCTCCTACGTGGAGATCGGCCCGGCCGAGGAGCGCAAGGTCGGGTTCGGCCTGGGCGGCTGA
- a CDS encoding ferritin-like fold-containing protein, which produces MTIDAGGPTMATVELLGVLAYGELSAFDRLAEDAREAPTLAGRAQLSTMAAAEIGHFRLIEDHLGGSGIAIADAMAPFVALIDSYHASTAPRSWLESLVKAYLGDGLGADFYREVAGWVDPGTGELVRRVLADTGHSAFAEREVRAACEANPHQRDRLVLWGRRLLGEAVTHAQRVVAERDELAEFIVLGSGEQGGVAGLIKTVQTAHGRRMSRLGLS; this is translated from the coding sequence ATGACCATCGATGCCGGCGGACCCACCATGGCGACCGTCGAGCTGCTCGGCGTCCTCGCCTACGGCGAGCTCTCCGCGTTCGACCGGCTGGCCGAGGACGCCCGGGAGGCGCCCACGCTGGCGGGTCGCGCCCAGCTGTCCACGATGGCCGCCGCCGAGATCGGCCACTTCCGGCTGATCGAGGACCACCTCGGCGGGTCCGGCATCGCGATCGCCGACGCGATGGCCCCGTTCGTGGCGCTGATCGACAGCTACCACGCCTCCACCGCGCCACGGAGCTGGCTGGAGTCGCTGGTCAAGGCCTATCTCGGGGACGGCCTCGGCGCGGACTTCTACCGCGAGGTGGCCGGCTGGGTGGACCCGGGGACCGGCGAGCTGGTCCGGCGGGTGCTCGCCGACACCGGGCACTCCGCGTTCGCCGAGCGGGAGGTGCGTGCCGCCTGCGAGGCGAACCCACACCAGCGCGACCGGCTGGTCCTGTGGGGGCGCCGGTTGCTCGGTGAGGCCGTCACGCACGCCCAGCGGGTGGTCGCCGAGCGCGACGAGCTGGCCGAGTTCATCGTGCTGGGCTCGGGGGAGCAGGGCGGGGTGGCCGGCCTGATCAAGACGGTCCAGACGGCGCACGGCAGGCGGATGAGCCGCCTCGGGCTGTCCTGA
- a CDS encoding DEAD/DEAH box helicase, whose protein sequence is MPVDEPRHGSCARREAITLSVTEDSPDPAGPEADPGFLATGITATEAPEGVTNPGGEKLPPTFAELGVRPEIVSALAENDIVRTFAIQELTLPLALAGEDVIGQARTGTGKTLGFGVPMLQRITPPGEQPAATAEGEAADRSKDVPQALVVVPTRELCVQVARDIAAAGKHLGVRVVAIYGGRAYEPQLEALRKGVDVIVGTPGRLLDLAEQRHLVLGRVKALVLDEADEMLDLGFLPDVERILRMLPEQRHTMLFSATMPGPIVQLSRAFLTRPTHIRAEEADQGSIHERTKQLVYRAHAMDKVELVTRVLQAKDRGLSMIFTRTKRTAQRVADDLAERGFAAAAVHGDLGQGAREQALRAFRAEKVDVLVATDVAARGIDVTGVTHVVNYQCPEDAKTYVHRIGRTGRAGREGVAVTLVDWDEIPRWKMISDDLNLGIPEPVETYSTSDHLFSDLGIAPGASGRLPLSARTRAGLDAEYIDSEGDHQGSRKQRGGRPGRDGDSGGDGESRRPRRNRSRTRTRGGVAVDASGAEQGASAGGADGSAPAPQNGPAGSADGGETKPRRRRRRGGSRNRSGSGGDSSADAAAS, encoded by the coding sequence GTGCCGGTCGACGAGCCACGCCACGGCTCCTGTGCGCGGAGAGAGGCGATCACCCTGTCCGTCACCGAAGACAGCCCCGACCCCGCCGGCCCCGAGGCCGATCCCGGCTTCCTGGCCACCGGCATCACCGCCACCGAGGCGCCCGAGGGCGTCACCAACCCCGGCGGCGAGAAGCTCCCCCCGACGTTCGCCGAGCTCGGCGTCCGGCCCGAGATCGTCTCCGCGCTCGCGGAGAACGACATCGTCCGCACCTTCGCGATCCAGGAGCTGACCCTCCCGCTCGCGCTGGCCGGTGAGGACGTCATCGGCCAGGCCCGCACCGGTACCGGCAAGACCCTCGGCTTCGGCGTCCCGATGCTGCAGCGGATCACCCCGCCCGGTGAGCAGCCGGCCGCCACCGCCGAGGGCGAGGCCGCCGACCGCAGCAAGGACGTGCCGCAGGCGCTCGTCGTCGTGCCCACCCGCGAGCTGTGCGTGCAGGTCGCCAGGGACATCGCGGCCGCGGGCAAGCATCTGGGCGTGCGCGTCGTCGCCATCTACGGCGGCCGCGCCTACGAGCCGCAGCTGGAGGCCCTGCGCAAGGGCGTCGACGTCATCGTCGGCACCCCCGGCCGGCTGCTCGACCTCGCCGAGCAGCGCCACCTCGTGCTCGGCCGGGTCAAGGCGCTGGTCCTCGACGAGGCCGACGAGATGCTCGACCTGGGCTTCCTGCCCGACGTCGAGCGGATCCTGCGGATGCTGCCCGAGCAGCGCCACACCATGCTGTTCTCGGCCACGATGCCGGGGCCGATCGTGCAGCTGTCCCGGGCGTTCCTCACCCGGCCCACGCACATCCGTGCGGAGGAGGCCGACCAGGGCTCCATCCACGAGCGCACCAAGCAGCTCGTCTATCGCGCGCACGCGATGGACAAGGTCGAGCTGGTCACCCGGGTGCTGCAGGCCAAGGACCGTGGCCTGTCGATGATCTTCACCCGGACCAAGCGGACCGCCCAGCGGGTCGCCGACGACCTGGCCGAGCGCGGCTTCGCCGCCGCCGCCGTGCACGGCGACCTCGGCCAGGGCGCCCGCGAGCAGGCGCTGCGCGCGTTCCGCGCGGAGAAGGTCGACGTGCTGGTCGCGACGGACGTCGCCGCCCGCGGTATCGACGTCACCGGCGTGACCCACGTGGTCAACTACCAGTGCCCGGAGGACGCCAAGACCTACGTGCACCGGATCGGCCGCACCGGCCGGGCCGGGCGCGAGGGCGTCGCCGTCACCCTGGTGGACTGGGACGAGATCCCCCGCTGGAAGATGATCTCGGACGACCTGAACCTGGGCATCCCCGAGCCGGTCGAGACCTACTCGACGTCCGACCACCTGTTCAGCGACCTGGGCATCGCACCGGGCGCGAGCGGGCGGCTGCCGCTGTCGGCGCGCACCCGGGCCGGGCTGGACGCCGAGTACATCGACTCCGAGGGCGACCACCAGGGCTCGCGCAAGCAGCGCGGCGGCCGCCCCGGTCGCGACGGTGACTCCGGCGGCGACGGCGAGAGCCGCCGGCCGCGGCGCAACCGGTCCCGCACCCGTACCCGCGGCGGCGTCGCCGTCGACGCGTCCGGGGCGGAGCAGGGCGCGTCCGCGGGCGGTGCCGACGGCTCGGCCCCCGCACCGCAGAACGGCCCCGCGGGCTCGGCGGACGGCGGCGAGACCAAGCCGCGCCGCAGGCGCCGCCGCGGCGGTTCGCGGAACCGGTCCGGCTCCGGCGGGGACTCCTCCGCCGACGCCGCCGCGAGCTGA